From Crateriforma spongiae, a single genomic window includes:
- the gap gene encoding type I glyceraldehyde-3-phosphate dehydrogenase codes for MAVKVGINGFGRIGRMVFRSSVTRDDIEVVAINDLLDVDYLAYMLQYDSVHGPFKGEVAVDGDALVVNGKKIRITAETDPAQLKWGDAGVDVVVESTGIFLTADSAQGHLDAGAKKVVMSAPSKDDTPMFVMGVNDDSYAGQKFVSNASCTTNCLAPLAKVLNDSFGIKRGLMTTVHAATATQKTVDGPSKKDWRGGRGILENIIPSSTGAAKAVGKVIPELNGKLTGMAFRVPTSDVSVVDLTVELEKETTYEDICKAMKAAADGPMKGVLGYTEDKVVSTDFRGEARTSVFDAGAGIQLDGTFVKVVSWYDNEWGYSNKVLDLVAKISE; via the coding sequence GTGGCAGTTAAAGTCGGAATCAATGGTTTTGGTCGTATCGGCCGGATGGTGTTTCGTTCGTCGGTCACCCGCGACGATATCGAAGTGGTCGCGATCAACGACTTGTTGGACGTTGATTACTTGGCCTACATGCTGCAATACGACTCGGTTCACGGCCCGTTCAAGGGCGAGGTCGCTGTCGACGGCGACGCCCTGGTCGTCAACGGCAAAAAGATCCGCATCACCGCCGAAACGGATCCCGCCCAACTGAAATGGGGCGACGCGGGTGTCGACGTCGTCGTCGAATCGACCGGTATTTTCTTGACCGCGGATTCCGCACAAGGCCACTTGGACGCTGGTGCCAAGAAGGTGGTGATGTCGGCACCGTCCAAGGACGACACCCCGATGTTCGTCATGGGCGTCAACGACGACAGCTATGCCGGCCAAAAGTTCGTTTCCAACGCTTCGTGCACGACCAACTGCTTGGCACCGCTGGCCAAGGTCTTGAACGACAGCTTCGGCATCAAGCGTGGTTTGATGACCACCGTTCACGCCGCCACCGCGACCCAAAAGACCGTCGACGGACCGTCGAAGAAAGACTGGCGCGGCGGCCGCGGCATCTTGGAAAACATCATCCCGTCCAGCACCGGTGCGGCCAAAGCCGTCGGCAAGGTCATTCCGGAATTGAACGGCAAGCTGACCGGCATGGCTTTCCGCGTTCCCACCAGCGACGTTTCGGTCGTCGACCTGACCGTCGAACTGGAAAAGGAAACCACCTATGAGGACATCTGCAAGGCAATGAAGGCAGCCGCCGATGGCCCGATGAAGGGTGTCCTGGGTTACACCGAAGACAAGGTCGTTTCGACCGACTTCCGTGGCGAAGCTCGCACTTCGGTCTTCGACGCCGGCGCCGGAATCCAACTGGATGGCACCTTCGTCAAGGTCGTCTCCTGGTACGACAACGAATGGGGCTACAGCAACAAGGTGCTGGACTTGGTCGCGAAGATCAGCGAGTAA
- a CDS encoding class I SAM-dependent methyltransferase, which produces MTDLKQPPPDPTPPQWRRPRGVAPGTWQYLHQRTIADHYDAFVADTPLCHLDDEFLAELFPRRETAGCRIADLGCGTGRSAIPLARRGYDVVAIDLSRPMLQNLMRRVAQEIPTDSQPDLPIGRIDPVQANLVEMGALADDSVDHTICMFSTLGMIQGHANRNAVLKHARRMTRDGGRLVVHVHHRAAWFAEPGGMRRWLASAVKSWTRKDLEFGDHVYAYRGLSQMFLHRFSQTEITAAVHQAGWTVDQVHRIAADGTGFLSRRPRLPSKIGGFIVVAR; this is translated from the coding sequence ATGACCGACTTGAAACAGCCCCCGCCCGATCCGACGCCGCCACAGTGGCGACGACCGCGCGGCGTGGCCCCGGGAACCTGGCAGTATCTTCATCAGCGGACGATCGCCGACCATTACGACGCGTTTGTGGCCGATACACCGCTGTGCCACTTAGATGATGAATTCCTGGCGGAATTGTTCCCGCGACGCGAAACCGCAGGCTGTCGGATCGCCGATTTGGGATGCGGGACCGGCCGATCGGCGATTCCGCTGGCCCGACGCGGTTACGACGTGGTCGCGATCGACCTGAGCCGACCGATGCTGCAGAACCTGATGCGGCGAGTCGCACAAGAGATTCCGACGGATTCACAGCCCGATTTACCGATCGGACGCATCGATCCGGTCCAAGCCAACCTGGTCGAAATGGGGGCGCTGGCCGACGATTCGGTCGACCACACCATCTGCATGTTCAGCACGCTGGGCATGATTCAGGGACACGCCAATCGAAACGCCGTACTGAAGCATGCCCGCCGGATGACCCGCGACGGAGGCCGGTTGGTGGTGCATGTCCACCATCGTGCGGCTTGGTTTGCCGAACCCGGTGGGATGCGTCGCTGGCTGGCTTCGGCGGTGAAGTCCTGGACCCGGAAGGATCTGGAGTTCGGCGATCACGTTTATGCCTATCGCGGGCTCAGCCAGATGTTCTTGCACCGGTTTTCACAAACTGAAATCACGGCGGCCGTTCACCAGGCCGGTTGGACCGTCGATCAGGTGCACCGAATCGCCGCCGATGGCACGGGCTTTTTGTCCAGACGACCACGTTTGCCGTCAAAGATCGGCGGGTTCATCGTGGTCGCGCGGTGA
- a CDS encoding DUF4339 domain-containing protein, with protein MGIRFACHHCGKGLNIKNELAGKRGVCPECKKRFRIPLSDADFSISVDTGDDEASDDTGQKPPVQPAVTAPIADSLLDDPDAAWYVRPAEGGQYGPATSETLAQWIDDGRVAHDALVWRDGWPQWRPAPEAFPERVDKLPLASQAVDARTEAAADAGNAEPAAIDTDQVAPIDGTGDAIQLAGDPAIGATRGKRTDRRGVSIGMLAGVCVALVAVLIYIVTR; from the coding sequence ATGGGAATCCGATTTGCCTGCCATCATTGTGGCAAGGGACTGAACATCAAGAACGAATTGGCGGGAAAACGAGGCGTTTGTCCGGAGTGCAAGAAGCGATTTCGGATCCCTTTGTCCGACGCTGATTTTTCGATCTCCGTTGATACCGGCGATGACGAGGCCAGCGACGACACCGGTCAAAAGCCACCGGTCCAGCCCGCCGTGACCGCGCCGATCGCGGATTCGTTGCTGGACGATCCGGACGCGGCTTGGTACGTACGTCCGGCCGAAGGAGGTCAGTACGGGCCGGCAACCAGCGAAACATTGGCCCAGTGGATCGACGATGGTCGCGTGGCTCATGACGCCTTGGTTTGGCGTGACGGTTGGCCCCAGTGGCGACCGGCCCCTGAAGCGTTTCCCGAACGAGTGGACAAATTGCCCCTGGCGTCGCAAGCAGTCGACGCCCGCACCGAGGCGGCCGCCGACGCAGGCAACGCAGAACCCGCGGCGATCGATACCGACCAAGTCGCCCCCATCGATGGCACCGGCGACGCGATCCAATTGGCCGGCGATCCCGCGATCGGCGCGACTCGTGGCAAACGGACGGACCGGCGTGGGGTTTCAATCGGCATGCTGGCCGGCGTGTGCGTGGCGCTGGTCGCCGTCTTGATCTATATCGTCACCCGCTAG
- a CDS encoding RNA polymerase sigma factor, which produces MPGSDDPPAASTDPDGRPVTPQVPSDESADDANLTPAQLIQRHQRGVWRYLRMLGCDEATADDLTQDTFLRVLRRKNFVQHNDSATAGYLRRTAYNLLISQHRKTGRMRTVGDSVVLDEAWQRWAGKDLTGDAATDALRQCLKQLTDRAQMALRMRFAEQASRIEIGDALGITDHGARNLMQRAKKQLRDCVDQRLNQTESDT; this is translated from the coding sequence ATGCCCGGATCGGATGACCCGCCCGCCGCGTCGACCGATCCGGATGGTCGCCCTGTGACGCCACAGGTCCCGTCCGACGAATCGGCCGACGACGCGAATTTGACGCCCGCCCAGCTGATCCAACGCCACCAACGTGGCGTCTGGCGGTACCTGCGCATGCTGGGGTGCGACGAAGCCACGGCGGATGATTTGACGCAGGACACATTCCTGCGAGTACTGCGGCGGAAAAACTTCGTTCAACACAATGATTCCGCGACCGCCGGCTATCTGCGTCGTACCGCCTACAACTTGCTGATTTCCCAGCATCGTAAGACCGGGCGGATGCGAACGGTGGGTGATTCGGTGGTTCTGGATGAGGCCTGGCAACGCTGGGCCGGAAAGGATTTGACCGGTGACGCCGCAACCGATGCGTTGCGGCAGTGTTTGAAACAATTGACCGATCGTGCCCAGATGGCGTTGAGGATGCGGTTTGCCGAACAGGCCAGCCGGATCGAAATCGGCGACGCCTTGGGGATCACCGATCACGGCGCGCGAAACTTGATGCAGCGGGCCAAGAAACAACTACGTGATTGCGTCGACCAACGTCTGAATCAGACCGAGTCCGACACCTGA
- a CDS encoding DUF1501 domain-containing protein, whose protein sequence is MFFTTPTGMTRRHFISHLAGSSAMAASAMTLGSAIGANADSLRKNRKSAILLWMGGGPSTIDLWDLKPGAPTGGPFKPIGTTGDVQICEHLPKVAQQMQHLSIVRSMSTREADHNRGRYYMHTGFVPNPNIEHPTYGSVISHELMHQRPELEIPPFVSVGGSSGGPGFLGMAWSPFSVTSDGRVRNLEMRLDDQRLRQRVAALDLIESGFIRRTRDTPAGEHAKVLDKTVALMTSDQMKAFDVDSEPEAMKERYGTNRFGQGCLLARRLVEAGVPFVEVDLGGWDNHQGIHATLRDQRLPVLDQAMSALVEDLNQRGMWQDTVVLWMGEFGRTPRINQNAGRDHFARAWSCVVGGGSLRGGIAVGQTNADGTAVDTEPYSSEDLMSTVCHGLGISTDKTFTSKNGRPMKIAGGGKLITELTA, encoded by the coding sequence ATGTTCTTCACCACTCCGACGGGAATGACACGGCGGCACTTCATCAGCCACCTGGCCGGCTCATCCGCTATGGCCGCTTCGGCGATGACGCTGGGAAGCGCGATCGGTGCCAACGCTGACAGCCTGCGGAAGAACCGCAAGTCGGCGATCCTGTTATGGATGGGTGGCGGTCCGTCGACGATCGACTTGTGGGACTTGAAACCCGGCGCACCGACCGGCGGTCCCTTCAAACCGATCGGAACGACCGGCGATGTGCAGATCTGTGAACACTTGCCCAAGGTCGCCCAGCAGATGCAGCATCTGTCGATCGTCCGCAGCATGTCCACCCGCGAAGCGGACCACAATCGCGGCCGGTATTACATGCACACCGGTTTCGTTCCCAACCCGAACATTGAACACCCGACCTATGGCAGCGTCATTTCACACGAATTGATGCACCAGAGACCGGAATTGGAAATCCCCCCCTTCGTTTCGGTCGGCGGCAGTAGCGGCGGTCCGGGATTTTTGGGCATGGCTTGGTCGCCGTTTTCAGTGACCAGCGATGGTCGCGTTAGGAACTTGGAAATGCGGCTGGACGACCAGCGTTTGCGCCAACGTGTCGCGGCGTTGGATTTGATCGAAAGCGGATTCATTCGACGAACTCGTGACACGCCGGCTGGTGAACACGCCAAGGTCTTGGACAAAACCGTCGCGTTGATGACCAGCGACCAGATGAAAGCGTTTGACGTCGACAGCGAACCCGAGGCGATGAAGGAACGCTACGGGACCAACCGTTTCGGCCAAGGCTGTTTGCTGGCCCGTCGGTTGGTCGAAGCCGGCGTGCCGTTTGTGGAGGTCGACTTGGGCGGCTGGGATAATCACCAGGGGATCCATGCGACCCTGCGCGATCAACGCTTGCCGGTGTTGGACCAGGCGATGAGTGCGTTGGTCGAAGACCTGAACCAGCGTGGCATGTGGCAAGACACGGTGGTCCTGTGGATGGGCGAATTCGGGCGAACGCCTCGGATCAATCAAAACGCCGGACGCGATCACTTTGCCAGGGCTTGGTCCTGTGTCGTCGGGGGCGGTTCGTTGCGAGGCGGTATCGCAGTCGGGCAAACGAATGCGGACGGAACCGCGGTGGACACCGAGCCGTATAGCAGCGAAGACTTAATGTCGACCGTTTGCCACGGCCTGGGAATTTCCACCGACAAGACCTTCACCAGCAAAAACGGCAGGCCGATGAAGATTGCCGGGGGTGGTAAACTGATTACCGAACTGACGGCTTAG
- a CDS encoding DUF1549 domain-containing protein — protein MQRPEMCDRIDARIESVWTDWEMRPSAEADDATWCRRVFLDLIGRIPSVAELEAFTDDRSPQKHVALVQRLLHDDRYTAEYANHWAGIWTNLLIGRSGGMDRRSLTDRSGMQKYLRDSFAGNRTYDKIVFDLITATGTTKPGTENFNGAVNFLVDKVNAEKGTLATSSTSRIFLGQQVQCTQCHNHPFNQWKQQKFWEFNSFFRQTRALRRFQSGTRDIDHAELIDQDFAGEAGDPDDALVFYELRNGLTKVAYPVFTDGTEVDVSGFVSDVNRRQELARLMLQSEFLDKMIVNRMWAHFLGYGFTRPIDDLGPHNPPTHPELLDELAAEFRRSSYDLKKLQAWITLSRPYRLSATKNATNELDDPSIGETPKFSRFYLRQMSAEQLYQSLLTATGATPEGSYEEQEQQRRRWLQQFVVAFGTDEGDEATTFNGSIPQALMLFNGELTRRATKTETGGFLDRLTRTSKSPRESVRRLFLAGLARQPTAPEIRIAAKLMAARGGDQKEMLGDMWWAILNSNEFIMQH, from the coding sequence ATGCAGCGTCCGGAGATGTGTGACCGGATCGACGCCCGCATCGAATCGGTGTGGACCGATTGGGAAATGCGTCCTTCGGCCGAAGCGGATGACGCGACGTGGTGCCGTCGTGTGTTTCTGGATTTGATCGGCCGGATCCCTTCGGTCGCCGAACTGGAAGCTTTCACCGACGATCGATCACCGCAGAAGCACGTCGCACTGGTCCAACGGTTGTTGCACGACGATCGGTACACCGCGGAGTACGCGAATCACTGGGCAGGCATTTGGACCAACCTGCTGATCGGACGCAGCGGCGGGATGGACCGCCGATCGTTGACCGACCGCAGCGGCATGCAAAAGTACCTGCGTGATTCGTTCGCGGGAAACCGGACCTACGACAAGATCGTGTTCGACTTGATCACCGCGACCGGGACCACCAAGCCCGGCACCGAGAACTTCAACGGTGCGGTGAACTTTCTGGTTGATAAAGTCAACGCCGAAAAGGGAACGCTGGCAACCAGCAGCACGTCCCGCATCTTCCTTGGCCAACAAGTCCAGTGCACACAGTGCCACAATCACCCGTTCAATCAGTGGAAACAACAGAAGTTCTGGGAATTCAATTCCTTCTTTCGGCAAACGCGAGCCTTGCGGCGATTCCAGTCGGGAACCCGCGACATCGATCACGCCGAATTGATCGACCAAGACTTCGCCGGCGAAGCGGGTGATCCGGATGATGCGTTGGTGTTTTATGAATTGCGAAACGGCTTGACCAAGGTCGCGTATCCGGTGTTCACCGACGGGACCGAGGTGGACGTCAGCGGATTCGTCAGCGACGTGAATCGGCGACAGGAACTGGCGCGGCTGATGCTGCAAAGCGAGTTTCTGGACAAGATGATCGTCAATCGGATGTGGGCGCACTTCTTGGGCTACGGTTTCACTCGACCGATTGACGATCTTGGGCCGCACAACCCGCCGACCCATCCGGAGTTGCTGGATGAACTGGCTGCGGAATTTCGCCGAAGCAGTTACGACCTGAAGAAACTGCAGGCTTGGATCACACTCAGTCGGCCCTATCGCTTGTCGGCCACCAAGAACGCGACGAACGAATTGGACGATCCGTCGATCGGCGAGACGCCCAAGTTTTCGCGTTTCTATCTACGTCAGATGTCCGCCGAGCAACTGTATCAATCACTGTTGACGGCGACCGGTGCAACCCCCGAAGGCAGCTACGAAGAACAGGAACAACAACGACGACGTTGGCTGCAGCAATTCGTCGTTGCTTTCGGTACCGACGAAGGCGATGAAGCGACGACGTTCAACGGATCGATCCCGCAGGCGTTGATGTTGTTCAACGGTGAATTAACGCGGCGAGCCACCAAGACCGAGACGGGCGGATTTCTGGATCGGTTGACCCGCACATCGAAGTCACCGCGTGAATCGGTACGCCGATTGTTCTTGGCGGGTCTGGCACGACAACCGACTGCACCGGAGATCCGCATCGCGGCCAAGCTGATGGCGGCCCGGGGCGGCGACCAGAAAGAAATGCTGGGCGACATGTGGTGGGCCATTTTGAACAGCAACGAATTCATCATGCAACATTGA
- a CDS encoding histidine phosphatase family protein — protein MMLLSRAPQRAQVLLIRPGSTEFDEQGRIKGSLDIPLSKSGKREVASMASELSNLNVGVIYASPCRSAQQTAKRLAEGRDVRVKTIECLRNIDHGLWHGKLIEEVRRNQPRVYRAGQESPDDFCPPEGEPISMAKERVRKGIRKLIRRPGGCVIAMIVPDPLATLVESCLRGEQLSNLWQAETRAADWTLIETTTA, from the coding sequence ATGATGTTGTTGTCACGCGCCCCGCAGCGGGCCCAAGTCCTGCTGATCCGCCCCGGTTCCACCGAATTTGATGAACAGGGTCGCATCAAAGGCAGCCTGGACATTCCGCTTAGCAAATCGGGCAAGCGAGAAGTGGCGTCGATGGCGTCCGAGTTGTCCAACCTGAACGTCGGTGTGATCTATGCATCACCCTGCCGGTCCGCTCAACAGACGGCAAAGCGGTTGGCCGAAGGCCGCGACGTGCGGGTCAAGACGATCGAATGCTTGCGTAACATCGACCACGGTTTGTGGCACGGAAAGTTGATCGAGGAAGTCCGCCGCAACCAACCGCGGGTCTATCGCGCCGGCCAGGAATCCCCTGACGATTTCTGTCCCCCGGAAGGCGAACCCATCTCGATGGCCAAGGAACGGGTTCGCAAGGGAATCCGAAAACTGATCCGTCGTCCCGGGGGCTGCGTGATCGCGATGATCGTCCCCGATCCGCTGGCGACGTTGGTCGAAAGTTGCCTGCGCGGCGAACAGTTGAGCAATCTGTGGCAAGCCGAAACGCGGGCCGCCGACTGGACGCTGATCGAAACCACCACCGCGTGA
- the rpe gene encoding ribulose-phosphate 3-epimerase, with protein MSSDANRNRSERIRVFRESTPMVLPSVLNADFGDLGGELQRLTDAGARALHLDVMDGHFVPNLTFGMPIVEGLRRHTDLPLDVHLMISDPLRYAAPMVDAGADMLTFHVEAVDDPVAAAQTIADLGVAVGVAINPDASMDQLEPCLDHVDMVLIMSVQAGFGGQAFNPIALERLRSLRNRYPDLLLEADGGIKASNIAEVRAAGCDCFVVGSAILKSDDYGKAIDELNDQIAAANPSGADVSPGQEATR; from the coding sequence ATGTCTTCTGACGCCAACCGCAATCGATCTGAACGAATCCGCGTGTTTCGCGAGTCAACGCCGATGGTGTTGCCCAGCGTTTTGAACGCGGATTTTGGAGATCTGGGCGGTGAACTCCAGCGATTGACCGATGCCGGTGCCCGGGCGCTTCACCTGGACGTGATGGACGGTCACTTTGTGCCCAACCTGACCTTCGGGATGCCGATCGTCGAAGGCTTGCGACGCCACACCGATTTGCCGCTGGACGTGCATCTGATGATCAGCGATCCGCTGCGTTACGCAGCGCCGATGGTCGACGCGGGCGCGGACATGCTGACCTTTCACGTCGAAGCGGTCGACGATCCGGTGGCTGCGGCCCAGACCATTGCCGACCTTGGCGTCGCGGTCGGGGTCGCGATCAATCCGGACGCGTCGATGGACCAATTGGAACCGTGTTTGGACCACGTCGACATGGTTTTGATCATGAGCGTCCAAGCCGGCTTTGGCGGACAAGCCTTCAACCCCATCGCGTTGGAACGCCTTCGTTCGCTTCGCAACCGATACCCGGATTTGTTGCTGGAAGCCGACGGTGGCATCAAAGCGTCCAACATTGCCGAGGTTCGTGCGGCAGGTTGCGATTGCTTCGTCGTCGGATCGGCGATCTTGAAAAGCGACGACTATGGCAAAGCGATCGACGAACTGAATGACCAGATCGCTGCGGCAAATCCGTCCGGTGCAGACGTCAGTCCAGGACAGGAGGCCACACGATGA
- a CDS encoding sulfatase family protein → MPFSRSRRPARFIAPLILFYCFVVAAARPLGAQSATESQADRLNVVFILCDDHRFDCLGAAGHPFLQTPHLDALADSGTRLTSAYVTTSLCSPSRASILTGQYAHNHHVIDNYHEVDPNLRFFPQDLQAAGYQTAFIGKWHMGGDDDQPQRGFDHWVSFKGQGTYWPDGHGTTREVPQTTYDGLNVNGQRVKQNGYITDELTDYAEDWLNQLDPDRPFFLYLSHKAVHADFVPADRHRGRYDDQPLPITIPSDETLHRGGIPMWVRNQRNSRHGADFGYNLADFDPAVYYRRYCESLLAVDDGVGRLMQCLRSIDAADNTLVIYMGDNGFQFGDHGLIDKRTAYEASAKVPLLFHAPGRVPAGKEFDGLVAGIDIAPTILEATESKPMTSIDGTSFWKPLCQADASPLADRTLLYEYYWERNYPHTPTLHAVFGGRYKYIRCHGLWDKDELYDLQTDPDELVNLIDAPEHQNRVAKMNRRLWEMLEQTDGMEVPLLEDRGPRFPWRHPDKTDAAEFHDDYFHRSEPPRRP, encoded by the coding sequence ATGCCGTTTTCCCGTTCCAGACGTCCCGCGCGCTTCATCGCGCCGCTGATCCTGTTTTATTGTTTCGTCGTCGCAGCGGCCCGCCCACTTGGCGCCCAATCGGCCACCGAATCGCAGGCGGACCGGTTGAATGTGGTGTTCATCCTGTGCGACGACCACCGCTTCGATTGTCTGGGCGCCGCCGGTCATCCGTTTTTACAAACGCCCCATTTGGACGCCCTGGCCGATTCGGGGACTCGATTGACGTCAGCGTACGTCACCACGTCGCTTTGTTCGCCCAGTCGGGCATCAATTCTGACCGGCCAGTACGCCCACAATCACCACGTGATCGACAACTATCACGAAGTCGATCCGAATCTGCGTTTTTTTCCCCAGGACCTGCAAGCCGCCGGGTACCAGACCGCCTTCATCGGCAAATGGCACATGGGTGGCGACGACGACCAGCCCCAACGCGGGTTCGACCACTGGGTTTCCTTCAAAGGGCAGGGGACTTACTGGCCGGACGGCCATGGCACGACACGTGAAGTGCCCCAGACGACCTATGACGGCCTGAACGTCAACGGCCAACGTGTGAAGCAAAACGGTTACATCACGGACGAACTGACTGATTACGCGGAAGATTGGTTGAATCAGTTGGATCCCGACCGGCCTTTCTTTCTGTACCTCAGTCACAAAGCGGTCCACGCGGACTTTGTGCCGGCGGATCGCCACCGTGGACGCTACGACGACCAACCCTTGCCGATCACCATCCCCAGTGACGAAACGTTGCACCGGGGTGGCATCCCAATGTGGGTGCGGAATCAACGCAACAGTCGGCACGGCGCGGACTTCGGATACAACCTGGCCGATTTTGATCCCGCGGTTTACTACCGGCGGTACTGCGAATCTCTATTGGCGGTGGACGATGGTGTCGGACGTTTGATGCAATGTTTGCGTTCCATCGACGCGGCAGACAACACCCTGGTGATTTACATGGGCGACAACGGATTTCAATTCGGCGACCACGGCCTGATCGACAAACGCACCGCGTACGAAGCGTCGGCGAAGGTTCCTCTGTTGTTCCATGCACCGGGACGTGTGCCGGCGGGCAAAGAGTTTGACGGGTTGGTCGCGGGCATTGATATCGCGCCGACGATTTTGGAAGCGACCGAATCGAAACCAATGACCTCGATCGACGGAACCAGTTTCTGGAAACCGTTGTGCCAAGCGGACGCTTCGCCTTTGGCCGACCGGACGTTGTTGTACGAGTACTATTGGGAACGCAACTATCCTCACACACCCACACTGCATGCGGTTTTTGGCGGCCGATACAAATACATCCGCTGTCATGGACTGTGGGACAAGGATGAACTGTATGACTTGCAAACGGACCCTGACGAACTGGTCAACCTAATTGATGCACCGGAGCACCAGAACCGCGTCGCGAAAATGAACCGACGCCTTTGGGAAATGCTGGAACAGACCGACGGGATGGAAGTTCCATTGCTGGAAGACCGGGGACCACGTTTCCCATGGCGTCATCCCGACAAGACGGACGCGGCCGAATTTCACGACGATTATTTTCACCGCAGCGAGCCGCCGCGCAGGCCTTGA
- a CDS encoding ExbD/TolR family protein, protein MKVPAASEATSLEVKMTPMIDVVFLLLVFFVWTSSFEKPEFDLPSSIVQPPQGTSEVQTADQPVESFDEIVVRLIESSGIMQIRMNGQAIDSADQLHQRLAEILALDVEPSVVIDPDGSITMDDAVHIYDVARSAGAARVLFATDDASDNAVSPQVAP, encoded by the coding sequence ATGAAGGTTCCCGCCGCCAGCGAAGCAACATCATTGGAGGTCAAGATGACGCCGATGATCGATGTCGTGTTCTTGTTGCTGGTGTTTTTTGTCTGGACCAGCAGTTTCGAAAAGCCCGAATTCGATCTACCCAGTTCAATTGTTCAACCGCCGCAAGGAACCAGTGAAGTCCAAACCGCCGATCAACCGGTGGAATCCTTTGATGAAATCGTTGTCCGGTTGATCGAATCATCCGGCATCATGCAAATCCGCATGAACGGGCAAGCGATCGATTCCGCGGACCAATTGCATCAGCGATTGGCGGAAATTCTGGCACTGGACGTGGAACCGTCGGTGGTGATCGACCCGGACGGCAGCATCACCATGGACGATGCGGTGCATATCTATGACGTCGCGCGGTCGGCAGGAGCGGCAAGAGTACTGTTTGCCACCGATGACGCATCGGACAACGCCGTGTCGCCGCAGGTTGCACCGTGA
- a CDS encoding ExbD/TolR family protein — MKIPQSRQRGSLGANMTPMIDVVFLLIIFFLVSSHLARRESRLPMDLPGAQTSADADPQRAALTINVDQAGRVVVHGVAVNPDDLLAILNDHLRRNESDAAVRIRAHRFAAYRSVEPVLRTVADTGIHDVRLSVQKSRVGGSAR; from the coding sequence ATGAAAATTCCTCAGTCGCGGCAACGTGGTTCGTTGGGCGCGAACATGACGCCGATGATCGACGTGGTCTTTCTGTTGATCATTTTCTTCCTCGTGTCCAGCCATTTGGCACGACGCGAAAGCCGTTTGCCGATGGACTTGCCCGGTGCGCAGACGTCGGCCGATGCCGATCCCCAGCGAGCCGCTCTGACCATCAATGTCGACCAAGCGGGCCGCGTCGTCGTCCACGGGGTCGCGGTCAACCCCGATGACCTGCTGGCAATTTTGAACGATCATCTTCGCCGCAATGAATCCGATGCCGCGGTCCGTATTCGAGCTCATCGCTTCGCCGCGTATCGTTCCGTCGAACCGGTGTTGCGGACTGTCGCCGACACAGGCATCCACGATGTGCGACTGTCAGTTCAAAAGTCACGTGTCGGGGGATCAGCGCGATGA
- a CDS encoding sigma-70 family RNA polymerase sigma factor — protein sequence MSVETKFRKIQRLLRHDSDLAWQVFIETYDRMILAWLEQAGVQSADALDIRQEVLTTVHSEIETFVDSGDETCFPRWLRRVTANRMRRLWASRDRRHDCALVADLSSIADQLEDHRSELSSRWDRQYETELVQQYLDALGDRFSKRNLDAFRRVVLCEEPQAVVAEDLGMTLGGLRVAQHRILRALRRNADATHCAAG from the coding sequence GTGTCTGTGGAGACGAAGTTTCGAAAAATCCAGCGGCTGCTCCGCCACGACAGCGACTTGGCTTGGCAGGTGTTCATCGAGACCTACGACCGGATGATTCTGGCTTGGTTGGAACAAGCCGGTGTCCAGTCCGCCGACGCGTTGGACATCCGTCAGGAAGTTCTGACGACCGTGCATTCGGAAATCGAGACCTTCGTTGATTCGGGCGATGAAACCTGTTTTCCACGTTGGCTGCGCCGGGTGACCGCCAATCGCATGCGACGTTTGTGGGCCTCACGCGATCGGCGACACGATTGTGCACTGGTGGCGGATTTGTCGTCGATCGCTGACCAGCTGGAAGACCATCGCAGCGAGTTGTCTTCGCGGTGGGACCGACAGTACGAAACCGAGTTGGTCCAGCAGTATTTGGACGCCTTGGGCGATCGGTTCAGCAAACGCAACCTGGATGCGTTTCGCCGCGTCGTCCTGTGCGAAGAACCCCAGGCGGTGGTTGCAGAAGACCTGGGAATGACGCTGGGCGGATTGCGCGTCGCACAGCATCGCATCTTGCGGGCGCTGCGTCGCAATGCAGACGCCACCCATTGTGCGGCCGGCTAG